A genome region from Euzebya rosea includes the following:
- a CDS encoding ABC-F family ATP-binding cassette domain-containing protein, which produces MSQLVAEGIRVAFGGQDVLHGVDLTVRPGATVGLVGPNGAGKSTLLRVLVGLLVPDEGAVTRTGTVGLLAQEHDRRPDETTAQLLARRTGVSDAERNLELATQALADGTDPDGDAYDDALQTWMAVGAADFESRVEQVLTDLGLPLRLLEAPTVGLSGGQMAKASLAAILLSRFDVLLLDEPTNDLDLDGLDRLEAFVAGYRGGIAVVSHDREFLARTITEVLELDPVNATWSTFAGGWEAYLTEREVARRRMREAYEASEEQRSHLVAQVQGAKEQSVRGALRAKKNPPDPDRAARGARIEAATSGAKKVRALESRLNQLDRTLANEGVAEPRKEWELRLELPSAPRSGDVVAQLRDATLVRGSFTFGPVTLDLAQGDRVSIVGPNGSGKSTLLGLLLGHLQPDSGTATLGSRVVVGELDQARGALASDDTVVDLLVAHSGMEPVEARTLLAKFGLKGPRANRAAADLSPGERTRAVLAMLMATGTNLLVLDEPTNHLDMPAIEQLEDALASYDGTLLLVSHDRRLLDAVTTSRTWTVSDGLVSTT; this is translated from the coding sequence ATGTCACAGCTCGTCGCGGAGGGGATCCGCGTGGCCTTCGGCGGTCAGGACGTCCTGCACGGGGTCGACCTCACCGTCCGCCCCGGCGCGACCGTCGGCCTGGTCGGGCCGAACGGCGCCGGCAAGTCCACCCTCCTGCGTGTCCTCGTCGGCCTGCTCGTGCCCGACGAGGGCGCCGTCACGCGCACCGGCACGGTCGGCCTGCTCGCCCAGGAGCACGACCGCCGTCCCGACGAGACCACCGCCCAGCTGCTGGCCCGCAGGACCGGCGTGTCGGACGCCGAGCGGAACCTCGAGCTGGCCACCCAGGCGCTCGCCGACGGCACCGACCCCGACGGCGACGCCTACGACGACGCGCTGCAGACCTGGATGGCGGTCGGCGCGGCGGACTTCGAGTCACGCGTCGAGCAGGTGCTCACCGACCTCGGGCTGCCGCTGCGGCTGCTCGAGGCCCCCACGGTGGGACTGTCCGGCGGGCAGATGGCCAAGGCGTCGCTCGCCGCGATCCTCCTCTCCCGCTTCGACGTCCTGCTGCTCGACGAACCGACCAACGACCTCGACCTCGACGGGCTCGACCGGCTCGAGGCGTTCGTCGCCGGCTACCGGGGCGGCATCGCGGTGGTCTCCCACGACCGCGAGTTCCTCGCCCGCACCATCACCGAGGTGCTGGAGCTCGACCCCGTCAACGCGACGTGGTCGACCTTCGCCGGTGGCTGGGAGGCCTACCTGACCGAACGCGAGGTCGCCCGACGGCGCATGCGCGAGGCCTACGAGGCGTCGGAGGAACAGCGCAGCCACCTGGTGGCCCAGGTCCAGGGGGCCAAGGAGCAGTCGGTGCGTGGGGCACTCCGCGCGAAGAAGAATCCACCGGACCCCGACCGGGCTGCGCGGGGCGCCCGGATCGAGGCCGCCACCAGCGGGGCCAAGAAGGTCCGTGCCCTCGAGAGCCGGCTCAACCAGCTCGACCGCACCCTGGCCAACGAGGGCGTCGCGGAACCACGCAAGGAATGGGAGCTGCGCCTCGAGCTGCCCAGCGCCCCCCGGTCCGGTGACGTCGTCGCCCAGCTGCGCGACGCCACCCTCGTCCGCGGCAGCTTCACCTTCGGCCCGGTCACCCTCGACCTGGCGCAGGGCGACCGGGTGTCCATCGTCGGCCCCAACGGGTCGGGCAAGTCCACCCTCCTCGGCCTGCTGCTCGGCCACCTCCAGCCCGACAGCGGCACCGCGACGCTCGGCAGCCGGGTCGTCGTCGGCGAGCTCGACCAGGCCCGCGGCGCGCTCGCCAGCGACGACACCGTCGTCGACCTGCTGGTCGCCCACAGCGGCATGGAACCCGTGGAGGCCCGCACCCTCCTCGCCAAGTTCGGCCTCAAGGGGCCGCGTGCCAACCGGGCGGCCGCGGACCTCTCACCCGGCGAACGCACCCGCGCGGTCCTCGCGATGTTGATGGCCACCGGCACCAACCTGCTGGTGCTCGACGAGCCGACCAACCACCTGGACATGCCCGCCATCGAGCAGCTCGAGGACGCCCTCGCCAGCTACGACGGCACCCTCCTGCTGGTCTCACACGACCGTCGCCTCCTCGACGCCGTCACCACGAGCCGAACGTGGACGGTCTCCGACGGGCTCGTGTCGACGACCTGA
- the ettA gene encoding energy-dependent translational throttle protein EttA, which translates to MAEYVYVMKGLTKLVPPSKEILSNIWLSFLPGAKIGVIGPNGAGKSTLLRIMAGVDTEFEGEAWAADGVNVGYLPQEPQLDPDKTVEENIREGVGETVRLLEEFNDLSMKMAEELPDEEMQKVYDRFAAVQDKIEAVDGWDLDRQLEIAMDALRVPPANADVTSLSGGERRRVALCRLLLSKPDMLLLDEPTNHLDAESVAWLERFLQDYNGTVVSITHDRYFLDNVAGWILELERGKGMPFEGNYSGWLQQKQERLRQEEKTESKRQKTLAQELEWVNASPRARQAKSKARISAYEDLVAKAGQSRDSNIELTIPHTGRLGGVVVEADHLYKGFEDRLLIEDLTFSLPPGGIVGIVGANGAGKSTLFRMIMGEEKPDEGSLRVGETVDLGYVDQNRDALDPNKTVFQEITDDNDLLEIGGREVNGRAYCGQFNFKGADQQKKVGQCSGGERNRIHLAKLLRKGCNLLLLDEPTNDLDVDTLRALEEGLLSFAGCAVVISHDRWFLDRVTTHMLAFEGDSQVVWYPGTYSEYAEDFKQRHGGDDQPHRIKYKPISR; encoded by the coding sequence ATGGCTGAGTACGTGTACGTGATGAAGGGCCTCACCAAGCTGGTGCCGCCCTCCAAGGAAATCCTGTCCAACATCTGGCTGTCGTTCCTGCCGGGCGCCAAGATCGGCGTCATCGGGCCCAACGGCGCCGGCAAGTCCACCCTGCTGCGCATCATGGCCGGGGTCGACACCGAGTTCGAGGGCGAGGCGTGGGCCGCCGACGGGGTCAACGTCGGCTACCTGCCGCAGGAGCCGCAGCTCGACCCGGACAAGACCGTGGAGGAGAACATCCGCGAGGGCGTCGGCGAGACCGTGCGACTCCTCGAGGAGTTCAACGACCTCTCCATGAAGATGGCCGAGGAGCTGCCGGACGAGGAGATGCAGAAGGTCTACGACCGGTTCGCCGCCGTCCAGGACAAGATCGAGGCGGTCGACGGCTGGGACCTCGACCGCCAGCTCGAGATCGCGATGGACGCCCTGCGCGTGCCGCCGGCCAACGCCGACGTCACCAGCCTCTCCGGTGGTGAACGCCGCCGCGTGGCCCTGTGCCGCCTGCTGCTGTCCAAGCCCGACATGCTGCTGCTCGACGAGCCCACCAACCACCTCGACGCCGAGTCCGTCGCGTGGCTGGAGCGCTTCCTGCAGGACTACAACGGCACCGTCGTCTCCATCACCCACGACCGGTACTTCCTCGACAACGTCGCCGGCTGGATCCTCGAGCTCGAGCGCGGCAAGGGCATGCCCTTCGAGGGCAACTACTCCGGCTGGCTGCAGCAGAAGCAGGAACGCCTGCGCCAGGAGGAGAAGACGGAGTCCAAGCGGCAGAAGACCCTGGCCCAGGAGCTGGAGTGGGTCAACGCCAGCCCCCGCGCCCGCCAGGCCAAGTCCAAGGCCCGTATCTCCGCTTACGAGGACCTGGTGGCCAAGGCCGGCCAGTCCCGCGACAGCAACATCGAGCTGACGATCCCCCACACGGGTCGCCTCGGTGGCGTCGTCGTCGAGGCCGACCACCTCTACAAGGGGTTCGAGGACCGGCTGCTCATCGAGGACCTGACGTTCAGCCTCCCGCCGGGCGGCATCGTAGGGATCGTGGGCGCCAACGGTGCCGGCAAGTCGACCCTCTTCCGCATGATCATGGGAGAGGAGAAGCCCGACGAGGGCAGCCTGCGCGTCGGCGAGACCGTCGACCTCGGCTATGTCGACCAGAACCGCGACGCGCTGGACCCCAACAAGACCGTCTTCCAGGAGATCACCGACGACAACGACCTGCTGGAGATCGGCGGTCGCGAGGTCAACGGACGGGCCTACTGCGGCCAGTTCAACTTCAAGGGCGCCGACCAGCAGAAGAAGGTCGGGCAGTGCTCGGGTGGTGAGCGCAACCGCATCCACCTGGCCAAGCTGCTGCGCAAGGGCTGCAACCTGCTGCTGCTGGACGAGCCGACCAACGACCTCGACGTCGACACCCTCCGGGCGCTGGAGGAGGGGCTGCTGTCCTTCGCCGGCTGTGCGGTGGTCATCAGCCACGATCGCTGGTTCCTCGACCGTGTCACCACCCACATGCTGGCCTTCGAGGGCGACAGCCAGGTCGTCTGGTACCCCGGGACGTACTCGGAGTACGCCGAGGACTTCAAGCAGCGGCACGGTGGCGACGACCAGCCCCACCGCATCAAGTACAAGCCGATCAGCCGCTGA
- a CDS encoding ribonuclease HII: MGLPVSRRKNVTYVNGRRIRLPDVPGLRHERRHWDDGHVVAGVDEVGRGAWAGPVTYAAVVLPTDRRMYKLRDSKQLDHTRREELHDRILDFALAVSVASASNEEIDRLGMSAAMQLAAHRAVDGLALTPDVLLLDGNWDFLAGQDTHNELIVHGDAHSASIAAASIVAKVTRDRQMVDHSPSHPPYAFHSNKGYPSPVHRRALREQGPCVLHRTSWTPIAELLDGDPRSPSVRTD; the protein is encoded by the coding sequence ATGGGACTGCCCGTTTCCCGCCGCAAGAACGTGACCTACGTCAACGGCCGACGCATCCGCCTGCCCGACGTCCCCGGGCTGCGGCACGAACGCCGGCACTGGGACGACGGCCACGTCGTCGCCGGGGTCGACGAGGTGGGTCGTGGTGCGTGGGCCGGGCCGGTCACCTACGCCGCCGTGGTCCTGCCGACCGACCGGCGCATGTACAAGCTGCGTGACTCCAAGCAGCTGGACCACACGCGGCGTGAGGAGCTGCACGACCGCATCCTGGACTTCGCCCTCGCGGTGTCGGTCGCCTCGGCGAGCAACGAGGAGATCGACCGGCTCGGGATGAGCGCCGCGATGCAGCTGGCCGCCCACCGGGCCGTCGACGGGCTGGCCCTCACCCCCGACGTGCTGCTGCTCGACGGCAACTGGGACTTCCTCGCCGGGCAGGACACGCACAACGAGCTGATCGTCCACGGCGACGCCCACTCCGCGTCGATCGCTGCGGCCTCGATCGTGGCCAAGGTCACCCGCGACCGGCAGATGGTCGACCACTCCCCGAGCCACCCGCCCTACGCCTTCCACTCCAACAAGGGGTACCCCTCCCCTGTCCACCGCCGGGCACTTCGGGAGCAGGGTCCCTGCGTCCTGCATCGCACGTCCTGGACCCCGATCGCGGAGCTCCTCGACGGTGACCCTCGTTCACCCAGCGTGAGAACGGACTAG
- a CDS encoding TetR/AcrR family transcriptional regulator, with amino-acid sequence MTDSAAAPRDTQPKRAVGHRADAGQGELLRAQLLDAAEAQLTARGSIQAVSLRQVARDVGVSATSVYLHFTDKDDLFIGVCQRRFEAFAQLLREAREGLHSAAEQVKATGKAYVRFGMEHPEQYAILFGGVVPVDTVKARIPEEELAGYQALLELAAIVQQGIESGEFRQVDPFMATLTLWSTVHGLVGVLAHGFGMIGEVDVSVATDTVTDLLLDGLRAS; translated from the coding sequence GTGACCGACTCCGCAGCCGCACCACGGGACACCCAGCCCAAACGAGCGGTGGGCCATCGTGCCGACGCCGGCCAGGGCGAGCTGCTTCGGGCCCAGCTCCTCGACGCCGCCGAGGCCCAGCTGACCGCACGCGGGTCCATCCAGGCCGTGTCGTTGCGGCAGGTGGCGCGCGACGTGGGGGTCAGCGCCACGTCGGTGTACCTGCACTTCACCGACAAGGACGACCTGTTCATCGGGGTGTGCCAGCGACGGTTCGAGGCGTTCGCCCAGCTGCTCCGTGAGGCACGGGAGGGGCTGCACAGCGCCGCCGAGCAGGTCAAGGCGACGGGGAAGGCCTATGTGCGTTTCGGCATGGAGCATCCGGAACAGTACGCGATCCTCTTCGGAGGCGTGGTCCCGGTCGACACGGTGAAGGCGCGCATCCCGGAGGAGGAGCTGGCGGGCTACCAGGCGCTCCTCGAGCTCGCCGCGATCGTGCAGCAGGGGATCGAGTCGGGCGAGTTCCGCCAGGTCGACCCGTTCATGGCGACGCTGACGCTGTGGTCGACGGTGCACGGCCTCGTGGGGGTGCTCGCCCACGGCTTCGGCATGATCGGCGAGGTCGACGTCTCGGTCGCCACCGACACGGTCACCGATTTGTTGCTGGACGGGCTCCGGGCATCCTGA
- a CDS encoding MMPL family transporter, translating into MSTTTTRTPLSVRRPWVIALLALVGFVVAGAFGGDVQDSLVSGGFDDPGSESSAAAAIVADTFDGGAPDVVLLVTAADGSVDAPEVAAAGAALTQDLAGRDEVVQATSYWTLGAAPPLRSVDGDRALVLLRFAGDESQRLDLAGELREELHGTDLDGVAEVAVGGMSAVFSEVNETVESDLVLAEVVALPLTLILLIVIFGSVVSAMLPLAIGGLSIVGTFLALELIAGLTDVSIFALNFTTALGLGLAIDYALLVVNRYREELAAGHDPAAAVTRTVRTAGRTVVFSGLTVASSLVALLVFQFAFLKSFAYAGIAVVGLAVVGAVVVLPAVLVLLGHRVNALTVRRPKVTAPGEEADGAWHRIAMTVMRRPVPIATVSTLVLLLLGVPFLGVELGFPDDRVLPPGAETREVSEILRTEFDSREQSALSVVVPDVDARGVDADDISSYAQQLSTLDGVARVDAAVGSFIGGSRLPVELPFAAALATGDTTYLQVVPDVEPISAEGEQLVADVRAVQAPADGVLVGGPSAELADSKRGLIDRLPVALALIAVITFVVLFLSFGSVLMPVKAIVLNLLSLTATLGAMVWVFQDGRFQDALGFTATGSLTVTMPILLFVLAFGLSMDYEVFLLSRIKEEWDRTGDPIGSVAQGLERTGRIVTAAAVLIAVVFVSFGITGSVSFMKLFGFGMTLAVLVDAFVVRTTLVPAFMRLAGGANWWAPAPLRAFHDRFGFSEHADLDDEIVLDPLRTPVDATP; encoded by the coding sequence GTGTCGACCACCACCACACGAACCCCGCTGTCAGTCCGCCGTCCATGGGTGATCGCCCTGCTCGCCCTCGTCGGATTCGTCGTCGCCGGCGCCTTCGGCGGTGACGTGCAGGACTCGCTGGTCTCCGGCGGGTTCGACGACCCCGGGTCGGAGTCCTCGGCGGCGGCGGCGATCGTCGCCGACACCTTCGACGGGGGTGCTCCCGACGTGGTGCTGCTGGTCACCGCCGCCGACGGATCCGTCGACGCCCCCGAGGTGGCCGCCGCGGGCGCTGCGCTGACCCAGGACCTGGCCGGTCGCGACGAGGTCGTGCAGGCCACCAGCTACTGGACCCTCGGCGCCGCCCCGCCGCTGCGGTCCGTCGACGGTGACCGGGCGCTGGTCCTCCTCCGCTTCGCCGGTGACGAGAGCCAGCGGCTGGACCTGGCCGGCGAGCTGCGGGAGGAGCTCCACGGCACCGACCTCGACGGCGTGGCCGAGGTCGCCGTCGGTGGCATGTCCGCGGTCTTCAGCGAGGTCAACGAGACCGTCGAGTCCGACCTGGTCCTGGCCGAGGTCGTCGCCCTCCCGCTGACGTTGATCCTGCTGATCGTCATCTTCGGGTCGGTCGTCTCCGCCATGCTGCCGCTGGCGATCGGCGGCCTCTCCATCGTCGGGACGTTCCTGGCCCTGGAGCTGATCGCCGGGCTGACCGACGTCTCGATCTTCGCCCTCAACTTCACCACCGCCCTCGGGCTGGGCCTGGCCATCGACTACGCCCTGCTGGTGGTCAACCGATACCGGGAGGAGCTCGCCGCCGGCCACGACCCGGCCGCGGCCGTCACCCGCACCGTGCGCACCGCCGGGCGCACCGTGGTGTTCTCCGGGCTGACGGTCGCCTCGAGCCTCGTGGCCCTGCTCGTGTTCCAGTTCGCCTTCCTCAAGTCCTTCGCCTACGCCGGGATCGCCGTCGTCGGCCTGGCGGTCGTCGGCGCGGTCGTCGTGCTCCCGGCCGTCCTGGTCCTCCTCGGCCACCGCGTGAACGCCCTCACCGTCCGCCGGCCGAAGGTCACCGCCCCGGGGGAAGAGGCCGACGGCGCCTGGCACCGCATCGCCATGACCGTGATGCGTCGACCCGTCCCCATCGCGACGGTGTCCACGCTGGTCCTGCTGCTCCTCGGCGTGCCGTTCCTCGGGGTCGAGCTCGGCTTCCCCGACGACCGGGTGCTGCCGCCCGGCGCGGAGACCCGCGAGGTCAGCGAGATCCTGCGGACCGAGTTCGACAGCCGCGAGCAGTCGGCCCTGTCCGTCGTCGTGCCCGATGTCGATGCCCGCGGCGTCGACGCCGACGACATCAGCAGCTACGCCCAGCAGCTCAGCACCCTCGACGGGGTGGCCCGCGTCGACGCAGCCGTCGGGTCGTTCATCGGCGGGTCCCGGCTTCCGGTCGAGCTGCCCTTCGCAGCCGCGCTCGCCACCGGTGACACCACCTACCTGCAGGTCGTCCCCGACGTCGAACCCATCTCGGCGGAGGGCGAGCAGCTGGTCGCCGACGTCCGCGCGGTCCAGGCACCCGCCGACGGCGTGCTGGTCGGTGGCCCCTCAGCGGAGCTGGCGGACTCCAAGCGCGGGCTGATCGACCGGCTGCCCGTGGCCCTCGCCCTCATCGCCGTCATCACCTTCGTGGTGCTGTTCCTGTCGTTCGGGTCGGTGCTGATGCCCGTCAAGGCGATCGTGCTCAACCTGCTCAGCCTGACCGCCACGCTCGGCGCGATGGTGTGGGTCTTCCAGGACGGCCGCTTCCAGGACGCGCTCGGCTTCACCGCCACCGGGTCGTTGACCGTCACGATGCCTATCCTGCTGTTCGTGCTCGCGTTCGGGCTGTCGATGGACTACGAGGTGTTCCTGCTGTCACGCATCAAGGAGGAGTGGGACCGCACCGGCGACCCGATCGGTTCGGTCGCCCAGGGCCTGGAGCGGACCGGTCGCATCGTCACCGCCGCCGCGGTGCTGATCGCCGTGGTGTTCGTGTCCTTCGGCATCACCGGGTCGGTCAGCTTCATGAAGCTGTTCGGCTTCGGCATGACCCTCGCCGTGCTGGTCGACGCCTTCGTCGTCCGCACCACGCTGGTCCCGGCGTTCATGCGCCTGGCCGGCGGGGCGAACTGGTGGGCCCCCGCGCCGCTGCGCGCCTTCCACGACCGCTTCGGGTTCAGCGAACACGCCGACCTCGACGACGAGATCGTCCTCGATCCCCTTCGCACCCCGGTGGACGCCACCCCGTGA
- a CDS encoding cell wall-binding repeat-containing protein, which translates to MSRRTPRPVRLLALLCVVLAVGALVVPVAAQDEFSLTVEPTVGLAETDTVTVTLAGTPSGQGLYVRQCIAPVGEERPTVCDGTGSWATLPPGLPGTPDGSLQPSQGSFGFPVAQAFGDVDCTAVQCGIFTRRDHNAPNDTSLDRWVPITFAAGVPGGARAVERVQGSDRFTTAAAAAGSVDEAAVAYVANGTGFADALAGGPAAILDGAPLLLVESDAVPAATSDALAELAPERIVLLGGEGAIGTAVEQELAAIAPTSRRSGADRWATAAAVSAATWPDGATDVLVASGIDHPDALSGGAGAGMLGAPLLLVANDSVPAATRAELERLSPSRITILGGPSSVSAAVQQELNGIAPTTRIAGTSRFDTAADVATTLWSSGTRRAVVVNGEGFADALSAAPLAGLLGGPVLLVTRDTAPQETLDALDQLGVTTVTVLGGPNVVSDAVLDTLAGGTTSQ; encoded by the coding sequence ATGTCACGCCGAACCCCGCGCCCCGTCCGCCTGCTTGCCCTCCTCTGTGTCGTGCTCGCCGTCGGTGCACTGGTCGTGCCCGTCGCCGCGCAGGACGAGTTCTCGCTGACCGTCGAGCCGACCGTCGGCCTGGCCGAGACCGACACCGTCACCGTCACGCTCGCAGGGACCCCGTCGGGGCAGGGGCTGTACGTGCGCCAGTGCATCGCCCCCGTGGGGGAGGAGCGGCCCACCGTCTGCGACGGCACCGGATCGTGGGCGACGCTGCCACCGGGGCTGCCGGGCACGCCCGACGGCTCGCTGCAGCCATCACAGGGCTCCTTCGGCTTCCCGGTCGCCCAGGCCTTCGGCGACGTCGACTGCACTGCCGTGCAGTGCGGGATCTTCACCCGTCGGGACCACAACGCCCCCAACGACACGTCGTTGGACCGGTGGGTGCCGATCACCTTCGCCGCCGGGGTGCCCGGTGGGGCACGGGCCGTCGAGCGGGTCCAGGGAAGCGACCGGTTCACCACCGCCGCAGCAGCCGCCGGGTCCGTCGACGAGGCCGCGGTCGCGTACGTGGCCAACGGCACCGGGTTCGCCGACGCGCTGGCCGGTGGCCCCGCGGCGATCCTCGACGGGGCACCGCTGCTGCTGGTCGAGTCCGACGCCGTGCCCGCGGCCACATCGGACGCATTGGCCGAGCTGGCTCCCGAACGGATTGTCCTGCTGGGCGGCGAGGGGGCCATCGGCACCGCTGTCGAGCAGGAGCTGGCCGCAATCGCACCGACCTCGCGCCGTTCGGGGGCCGACCGGTGGGCCACCGCCGCGGCCGTCAGCGCTGCGACGTGGCCCGACGGGGCGACCGACGTGCTGGTGGCCTCGGGCATCGACCATCCCGATGCGCTGTCGGGCGGCGCCGGCGCGGGGATGCTCGGCGCCCCGCTGCTGCTGGTCGCCAACGACTCGGTGCCCGCTGCGACGCGGGCGGAGCTGGAGCGCTTGTCCCCGTCGCGCATCACCATCCTCGGCGGCCCGTCATCGGTGTCCGCGGCGGTGCAGCAGGAGCTGAACGGCATCGCCCCGACCACACGGATCGCCGGGACCAGCCGGTTCGACACCGCGGCCGACGTCGCGACCACCCTGTGGTCCTCGGGAACCCGTCGCGCCGTGGTCGTCAACGGCGAGGGCTTCGCCGACGCGCTGTCGGCGGCGCCGCTGGCCGGCCTGTTGGGCGGTCCGGTGCTGCTCGTGACCCGCGACACCGCGCCGCAGGAGACGCTGGACGCGTTGGACCAGCTGGGCGTGACGACCGTGACCGTGCTCGGCGGCCCGAACGTGGTCAGCGATGCCGTTCTCGACACCCTTGCCGGTGGGACGACGTCGCAGTAA
- the cysS gene encoding cysteine--tRNA ligase has protein sequence MQLFDTRTSTTAPFVAGATVRLYVCGITPYDSAHLGHAFVYTIFDVLIRRLEAEGHEVVYVRNVTDVDDDILRTARERGIHYQVLSRSEAAAFHANLTRLGLRPPDVIPFATETVPAMIPMVSGLLQRGVAYALPDGRVYADVDSMEDYLAFSRLDRDEALRQFAEKGGDPDAEGKRNPLDFLLWQPSLPDEPSWATPWGAGRPGWHLECSAMAMEHLGSTIDIHGGGNDLVFPHHEAEILQSEALTGQGPFARVWMHVGMVALEDVKMSKSLGNLVFLGDLLDRYDADAVRRLLLSNHYRSGWTYTEADMESAATAVKGWHGAADGDPLAVDGVVAAVAAAVDDDLDTPRAIRLIDDAVAAGNGMAARAAATQLGFSLGA, from the coding sequence ATGCAGCTGTTCGACACGCGCACGTCCACCACCGCTCCCTTCGTGGCCGGCGCCACCGTGCGGTTGTACGTGTGCGGCATCACCCCCTACGACTCCGCCCACCTCGGGCACGCCTTCGTCTACACGATCTTCGACGTGCTCATCAGGCGCCTGGAGGCCGAGGGGCACGAGGTCGTGTACGTGCGCAACGTCACCGACGTCGACGACGACATCCTGCGGACGGCCCGTGAGCGAGGCATCCACTACCAGGTCCTCTCCCGCAGCGAAGCGGCGGCCTTCCACGCCAACCTGACCCGCCTGGGTCTGCGCCCGCCGGACGTCATCCCCTTCGCCACCGAGACCGTCCCGGCGATGATCCCGATGGTGTCGGGGCTGCTCCAGCGCGGCGTGGCCTACGCCCTTCCCGACGGACGGGTCTACGCCGACGTCGACTCGATGGAGGACTACCTGGCGTTCTCGCGGCTCGACCGGGACGAGGCGCTGCGCCAGTTCGCCGAGAAGGGCGGGGATCCCGACGCCGAGGGCAAGCGCAACCCGCTGGACTTCCTGCTGTGGCAGCCGAGCCTGCCCGACGAGCCGTCGTGGGCGACCCCGTGGGGTGCCGGGCGACCCGGCTGGCACCTGGAGTGCTCGGCGATGGCCATGGAGCACCTCGGCTCGACGATCGACATCCACGGCGGCGGCAACGACCTCGTCTTCCCCCACCACGAAGCCGAGATCCTGCAGTCCGAGGCGTTGACCGGACAGGGCCCCTTCGCCCGGGTCTGGATGCACGTCGGCATGGTTGCCCTGGAGGACGTCAAGATGTCCAAGAGCCTGGGCAACCTCGTGTTCCTCGGCGACCTGCTGGACCGCTACGACGCCGACGCGGTGCGCCGCCTGCTGCTGTCCAACCACTACCGGTCGGGATGGACCTACACCGAGGCCGACATGGAGTCGGCGGCCACCGCGGTCAAGGGCTGGCACGGCGCAGCCGACGGGGACCCGCTCGCGGTCGACGGCGTGGTCGCGGCGGTGGCGGCGGCGGTCGACGACGACCTCGACACCCCTCGCGCCATCCGTCTGATCGACGACGCGGTGGCAGCCGGCAACGGCATGGCCGCACGGGCCGCGGCGACCCAGCTGGGGTTCTCCCTCGGGGCCTGA